Proteins co-encoded in one Prunus persica cultivar Lovell chromosome G6, Prunus_persica_NCBIv2, whole genome shotgun sequence genomic window:
- the LOC18781006 gene encoding uncharacterized protein LOC18781006, with protein MLRRRLASLLSTAIRTKPTLSPSPISFQSLHLLQCPNPNPSIGDVKGFGFQPQGLRAYSLLSLNDLRGKVPRKQKTRKGRGIGSGKGKTAGRGHKGQKARGSGKLGFEGGQTPLRRRLPKRGFKNPFSLTFQPVGLGKIAKLINAGKIDSSELITMKTLKDTGAIGKQIKDGVRLMGRGAEQIQWPIHLEVSRVTVRAKEAVEAAGGSVRRVYYNKLGFRALLKPEWFEKKGRLLPKAARPPPKQKDKVDSIGRLPAPTKPVPFFTEEEVASSSST; from the exons ATGCTGAGAAGAAGACTCGCATCCCTTCTCTCCACCGCCATTCGCACTAAACCTACTCTCTCACCCTCACCAATCTCATTCCAATCCCTCCATTTACTCCAATGcccaaaccctaaccctagcaTTGGCGATGTCAAAGGGTTCGGCTTTCAGCCTCAGGGATTGAGAGCGTACAGTCTGCTGAGCTTGAACGATCTGAGAGGCAAGGTTCCCAGGAAGCAGAAGACGAGGAAAGGCCGCGGGATTGGGTCTGGTAAAGGCAAGACTGCTGGTCGAGGACACAAGGGTCAGAAGGCTAGAGGCTCCGGGAAGTTGGGTTTTGAAGGTGGTCAGACGCCATTACGACGTCGTTTGCCCAAGCGTGGTTTTAAGAACCCTTTTAGTCTCACTTTTCAG CCAGTAGGATTAGGAAAAATTGCCAAACTTATAAATGCAGGAAAGATTGATTCGTCTGAGTTGATTACAATGAAAACACTCAAG GATACAGGGGCCATAGGGAAGCAGATTAAAGATGGAGTCCGATTGATGGGACGTGGTGCTGAACAGATCCAGTGGCCGATTCATCTGGAG GTATCACGCGTCACTGTAAGGGCAAAGGAAGCCGTTGAAGCTGCAGGTGGGTCTGTCAGAAGAGTGTATTACAACAAGTTGGGCTTTCGAGCTTTGCTCAAACCTGAGTGGTTTGAAAAGAAAGGCAGGTTATTGCCAAAGGCAGCGAGACCTCCCCCAAAACAGAAGGACAAAGTCGATAGCATCGGCCGCTTGCCGGCCCCAACCAAACCTGTTCCTTTTTTCACTGAAGAGGAGGTGGCCTCCAGTTCATCCACTTGA